The genomic region TTTTAGTAGTAACATACCTGGAAATTCCCGGTACTCCTGATTCTTTTTGCTCTGTGCACTCAAGAATTACTTGTATACGTGCATCTTTATTTTTCTTTGCCATAACAAAATCTCCTTAAAAATTTGGACTGCAAAGATACAACTTTTTTTTATTATTAAAAGTTTTTAGCTATATTTTTTGCTTTTATTTTTTTGTATTTTTTCTGATAAAGAAAACATCTGATAGGAAAAGATATTACATTTGCAAAACTAACTAATAAAAACTTTAATTATGAAAAAATTAATTTGCATTGCTGCTGTTGACAGCACTAAGTTTTCTTGTAAAAACATTACAAGCAAAAGACAAACAAATTTACGTCTTAAGCGGGACGGATGTCGTAATTTGCGATAAAATCGGGGATCAGTTCTCTATTAAAACAGACTTAATCGGAAAAACATTAAACAACCACCTTCATAGAAGGTGGATTTAGTAAAAAGATGAAGGCATAGCCTTCAAACCGTTCTTTGAAACCGTATTTGGATTAATCAAAAAGAGTGAAATTCTGGCTACCATTTTCTTCCTTTTTGTCTTGT from Bacteroidales bacterium harbors:
- the rpmG gene encoding 50S ribosomal protein L33, translating into MAKKNKDARIQVILECTEQKESGVPGISRYVTTKNKKNTPDRLERKKYNPYLRKVTVHKEIK